From the Calonectris borealis chromosome 12, bCalBor7.hap1.2, whole genome shotgun sequence genome, one window contains:
- the LOC142087168 gene encoding receptor-interacting serine/threonine-protein kinase 2-like isoform X1, with amino-acid sequence MTTDLAVILTKASHQEMAKSLPVVAQEDLDSFTLTRAGSGFALKAFHISWNTHISVKLLTSQDTTEREWKLLLQDIVNVRRYESEHLLPSLGIYQYHGLVGIVTEWMNNGSLHSLVHEHQLYPELPFPLLIRILLDVAEGLHYLHSLEPAFCHCSLKPSNVLLDMQYRAKISDYGLTNWRKWQLRSNLQNCNQRNCQDLVYLPPEILEGSLPSQEGDIYSFGVLCWESLSRRKPFQGQTTLLEILTGIHSSLRPGISAKFIPNNLPERNRLLHLIALCWHQEPDCRPRTAECVDLLNGIVTSINKEAISTAIYNLMDAKERALNACKGSEIYMLQTGICNSEVICSPKPNHIISKKIPFVVPSLPTLLLDSSANNAGRENTETGLSNTMPQNTTTKQDHPGSDSRKTNSFCTIPLPGSTAGKKSSQHKDPPLALKHRPQRTHFEQAVTDPCCKGNCCQILACQRQTILSCMTEGRLNHILDVLRSKQTLSRMDYETITSYPTVTGRARALLDTCLCLGESAAQVVVTALSVTKCSPSGRGSHCPDCLSKKQAMHQLKKLWTPSTRIK; translated from the exons ATGACCACTGATCTTGCAGTAATCCTTACCAAAG ccagCCATCAAGAAATGGCCAAATCATTACCTGTAGTAGCCCAGGAAGATTTGGATAGCTTTACCTTGACCAGGGCAGGCTCAGGCTTTGCACTCAAAGCCTTTCATATTTCTTGGAACACTCACATCTCGGTGAAGCTGCTGACCAGCCAGGACACTACAGAGAG GGAGTGGAAGTTACTACTTCAGGATATAGTAAATGTGAGACGCTATGAGTCTGAACATCTCCTGCCTTCTCTTGGGATTTACCAGTACCATGGACTTGTGGGGATAGTGACTGAATGGATGAACAATGGATCCCTCCACTCGCTCGTCCATGAG CATCAACTGTACCCAGAGCTTCCATTTCCCTTACTCATAAGGATCCTGTTGGATGTGGCTGAAGGGCTGCATTACCTTCACAGCCTCGAGCCTGCTTTCTGCCACTGCAGCCTGAAACCTTCCAATGTGCTTTTGGATATGCAGTACAGAGCCAAG ATATCAGATTATGGTTTAACCAACTGGAGGAAATGGCAACTGAGGTCAAACCTGCAGAACTGCAATCAGAGAAACTGCCAGGATTTAGTGTACCTCCCTCCTGAAATACTTGAAGGCAGCCTTCCTTCCCAGGAAGGTGATATTTACAG ttttggagtACTGTGTTGGGAGAGCCTAAGCAGACGGAAACCTTTTCAAG GTCAAACAACCCTGCTGGAAATTTTGACAGGAATCCACAGCAGTTTGCGGCCTGGCATTTCAGCAAAGTTTATACCAAATAATTTGCCTGAGAGGAATAGACTGTTGCACCTTATTGCTCTGTGCTGGCATCAAGAACCAGACTGTAGACCACGTACTGCAG AATGTGTAGACCTTCTAAATGGAATTGTGACTAGTATAAATAAGGAGGCAATTTCCACTGCAATCTACAATCTGATGGATGCAAAG GAGAGAGCACTTAATGCATGCAAAGGTTCAGAAATATACATGTTGCAGACGGGCATATGCAATTCAGAG GTCATCTGTTCACCAAAACCCAACCACAtaatcagcaagaaaattccTTTTGTAGTGCCAAGCTTGCCAACTCTTCTGCTTGACAGCAGTGCAAATaatgcaggaagagaaaatactgAGACGGGTCTGTCAAATACTATGCCACAGAACACAACAACAAAGCAAG ATCACCCAGGCTCTGACAGTagaaaaacaaattccttttgcACGATTCCTTTACCTGGTTCAACTGCAGGCAAAAAAAGCAGTCAGCATAAGGACCCACCACTGGCTCTTAAGCACAGACCACAACGCACGCATTTTGAACAAGCAGTGACAG ATCCTTGCTGCAAAGGAAACTGCTGTCAAATACTAGCCTGCCAGAGACAGACCATACTGAGCTGCATGACAGAAGGACGTCTCAACCACATCCTCGATGTCCTTCGCTCAAAGCAAACGTTGTCCCGAATGGATTATGAAACAATTACCTCTTACCCCACAGTGACTGGCCGTGCTCGGGCATTGTTGGACACTTGCCTTTGCCTTGGAGAGAGTGCAGCACAGGTTGTAGTGACTGCACTTTCAGTGACCAAATGTAGTCCTTCGGGACGAGGCAGCCATTGCCCAGACTGTCTTTCTAAG AAGCAAGCAATGCATCAGTTGAAGAAACTGTGGACTCCTTCAACCAGAATTAAATAG
- the LOC142087168 gene encoding receptor-interacting serine/threonine-protein kinase 2-like isoform X2: MAKSLPVVAQEDLDSFTLTRAGSGFALKAFHISWNTHISVKLLTSQDTTEREWKLLLQDIVNVRRYESEHLLPSLGIYQYHGLVGIVTEWMNNGSLHSLVHEHQLYPELPFPLLIRILLDVAEGLHYLHSLEPAFCHCSLKPSNVLLDMQYRAKISDYGLTNWRKWQLRSNLQNCNQRNCQDLVYLPPEILEGSLPSQEGDIYSFGVLCWESLSRRKPFQGQTTLLEILTGIHSSLRPGISAKFIPNNLPERNRLLHLIALCWHQEPDCRPRTAECVDLLNGIVTSINKEAISTAIYNLMDAKERALNACKGSEIYMLQTGICNSEVICSPKPNHIISKKIPFVVPSLPTLLLDSSANNAGRENTETGLSNTMPQNTTTKQDHPGSDSRKTNSFCTIPLPGSTAGKKSSQHKDPPLALKHRPQRTHFEQAVTDPCCKGNCCQILACQRQTILSCMTEGRLNHILDVLRSKQTLSRMDYETITSYPTVTGRARALLDTCLCLGESAAQVVVTALSVTKCSPSGRGSHCPDCLSKKQAMHQLKKLWTPSTRIK, encoded by the exons ATGGCCAAATCATTACCTGTAGTAGCCCAGGAAGATTTGGATAGCTTTACCTTGACCAGGGCAGGCTCAGGCTTTGCACTCAAAGCCTTTCATATTTCTTGGAACACTCACATCTCGGTGAAGCTGCTGACCAGCCAGGACACTACAGAGAG GGAGTGGAAGTTACTACTTCAGGATATAGTAAATGTGAGACGCTATGAGTCTGAACATCTCCTGCCTTCTCTTGGGATTTACCAGTACCATGGACTTGTGGGGATAGTGACTGAATGGATGAACAATGGATCCCTCCACTCGCTCGTCCATGAG CATCAACTGTACCCAGAGCTTCCATTTCCCTTACTCATAAGGATCCTGTTGGATGTGGCTGAAGGGCTGCATTACCTTCACAGCCTCGAGCCTGCTTTCTGCCACTGCAGCCTGAAACCTTCCAATGTGCTTTTGGATATGCAGTACAGAGCCAAG ATATCAGATTATGGTTTAACCAACTGGAGGAAATGGCAACTGAGGTCAAACCTGCAGAACTGCAATCAGAGAAACTGCCAGGATTTAGTGTACCTCCCTCCTGAAATACTTGAAGGCAGCCTTCCTTCCCAGGAAGGTGATATTTACAG ttttggagtACTGTGTTGGGAGAGCCTAAGCAGACGGAAACCTTTTCAAG GTCAAACAACCCTGCTGGAAATTTTGACAGGAATCCACAGCAGTTTGCGGCCTGGCATTTCAGCAAAGTTTATACCAAATAATTTGCCTGAGAGGAATAGACTGTTGCACCTTATTGCTCTGTGCTGGCATCAAGAACCAGACTGTAGACCACGTACTGCAG AATGTGTAGACCTTCTAAATGGAATTGTGACTAGTATAAATAAGGAGGCAATTTCCACTGCAATCTACAATCTGATGGATGCAAAG GAGAGAGCACTTAATGCATGCAAAGGTTCAGAAATATACATGTTGCAGACGGGCATATGCAATTCAGAG GTCATCTGTTCACCAAAACCCAACCACAtaatcagcaagaaaattccTTTTGTAGTGCCAAGCTTGCCAACTCTTCTGCTTGACAGCAGTGCAAATaatgcaggaagagaaaatactgAGACGGGTCTGTCAAATACTATGCCACAGAACACAACAACAAAGCAAG ATCACCCAGGCTCTGACAGTagaaaaacaaattccttttgcACGATTCCTTTACCTGGTTCAACTGCAGGCAAAAAAAGCAGTCAGCATAAGGACCCACCACTGGCTCTTAAGCACAGACCACAACGCACGCATTTTGAACAAGCAGTGACAG ATCCTTGCTGCAAAGGAAACTGCTGTCAAATACTAGCCTGCCAGAGACAGACCATACTGAGCTGCATGACAGAAGGACGTCTCAACCACATCCTCGATGTCCTTCGCTCAAAGCAAACGTTGTCCCGAATGGATTATGAAACAATTACCTCTTACCCCACAGTGACTGGCCGTGCTCGGGCATTGTTGGACACTTGCCTTTGCCTTGGAGAGAGTGCAGCACAGGTTGTAGTGACTGCACTTTCAGTGACCAAATGTAGTCCTTCGGGACGAGGCAGCCATTGCCCAGACTGTCTTTCTAAG AAGCAAGCAATGCATCAGTTGAAGAAACTGTGGACTCCTTCAACCAGAATTAAATAG
- the LOC142087168 gene encoding receptor-interacting serine/threonine-protein kinase 2-like isoform X3 produces the protein MAKSLPVVAQEDLDSFTLTRAGSGFALKAFHISWNTHISVKLLTSQDTTEREWKLLLQDIVNVRRYESEHLLPSLGIYQYHGLVGIVTEWMNNGSLHSLVHEHQLYPELPFPLLIRILLDVAEGLHYLHSLEPAFCHCSLKPSNVLLDMQYRAKISDYGLTNWRKWQLRSNLQNCNQRNCQDLVYLPPEILEGSLPSQEGDIYSFGVLCWESLSRRKPFQGQTTLLEILTGIHSSLRPGISAKFIPNNLPERNRLLHLIALCWHQEPDCRPRTAECVDLLNGIVTSINKEAISTAIYNLMDAKERALNACKGSEIYMLQTGICNSEVICSPKPNHIISKKIPFVVPSLPTLLLDSSANNAGRENTETGLSNTMPQNTTTKQDHPGSDSRKTNSFCTIPLPGSTAGKKSSQHKDPPLALKHRPQRTHFEQAVTDPCCKGNCCQILACQRQTILSCMTEGRLNHILDVLRSKQTLSRMDYETITSYPTVTGRARALLDTCLCLGESAAQVVVTALSVTKCSPSGRGSHCPDCLSKVNRLLL, from the exons ATGGCCAAATCATTACCTGTAGTAGCCCAGGAAGATTTGGATAGCTTTACCTTGACCAGGGCAGGCTCAGGCTTTGCACTCAAAGCCTTTCATATTTCTTGGAACACTCACATCTCGGTGAAGCTGCTGACCAGCCAGGACACTACAGAGAG GGAGTGGAAGTTACTACTTCAGGATATAGTAAATGTGAGACGCTATGAGTCTGAACATCTCCTGCCTTCTCTTGGGATTTACCAGTACCATGGACTTGTGGGGATAGTGACTGAATGGATGAACAATGGATCCCTCCACTCGCTCGTCCATGAG CATCAACTGTACCCAGAGCTTCCATTTCCCTTACTCATAAGGATCCTGTTGGATGTGGCTGAAGGGCTGCATTACCTTCACAGCCTCGAGCCTGCTTTCTGCCACTGCAGCCTGAAACCTTCCAATGTGCTTTTGGATATGCAGTACAGAGCCAAG ATATCAGATTATGGTTTAACCAACTGGAGGAAATGGCAACTGAGGTCAAACCTGCAGAACTGCAATCAGAGAAACTGCCAGGATTTAGTGTACCTCCCTCCTGAAATACTTGAAGGCAGCCTTCCTTCCCAGGAAGGTGATATTTACAG ttttggagtACTGTGTTGGGAGAGCCTAAGCAGACGGAAACCTTTTCAAG GTCAAACAACCCTGCTGGAAATTTTGACAGGAATCCACAGCAGTTTGCGGCCTGGCATTTCAGCAAAGTTTATACCAAATAATTTGCCTGAGAGGAATAGACTGTTGCACCTTATTGCTCTGTGCTGGCATCAAGAACCAGACTGTAGACCACGTACTGCAG AATGTGTAGACCTTCTAAATGGAATTGTGACTAGTATAAATAAGGAGGCAATTTCCACTGCAATCTACAATCTGATGGATGCAAAG GAGAGAGCACTTAATGCATGCAAAGGTTCAGAAATATACATGTTGCAGACGGGCATATGCAATTCAGAG GTCATCTGTTCACCAAAACCCAACCACAtaatcagcaagaaaattccTTTTGTAGTGCCAAGCTTGCCAACTCTTCTGCTTGACAGCAGTGCAAATaatgcaggaagagaaaatactgAGACGGGTCTGTCAAATACTATGCCACAGAACACAACAACAAAGCAAG ATCACCCAGGCTCTGACAGTagaaaaacaaattccttttgcACGATTCCTTTACCTGGTTCAACTGCAGGCAAAAAAAGCAGTCAGCATAAGGACCCACCACTGGCTCTTAAGCACAGACCACAACGCACGCATTTTGAACAAGCAGTGACAG ATCCTTGCTGCAAAGGAAACTGCTGTCAAATACTAGCCTGCCAGAGACAGACCATACTGAGCTGCATGACAGAAGGACGTCTCAACCACATCCTCGATGTCCTTCGCTCAAAGCAAACGTTGTCCCGAATGGATTATGAAACAATTACCTCTTACCCCACAGTGACTGGCCGTGCTCGGGCATTGTTGGACACTTGCCTTTGCCTTGGAGAGAGTGCAGCACAGGTTGTAGTGACTGCACTTTCAGTGACCAAATGTAGTCCTTCGGGACGAGGCAGCCATTGCCCAGACTGTCTTTCTAAGGTAAATAGGCTGTTGTTGTGA
- the LOC142087168 gene encoding receptor-interacting serine/threonine-protein kinase 2-like isoform X4, with protein MNNGSLHSLVHEHQLYPELPFPLLIRILLDVAEGLHYLHSLEPAFCHCSLKPSNVLLDMQYRAKISDYGLTNWRKWQLRSNLQNCNQRNCQDLVYLPPEILEGSLPSQEGDIYSFGVLCWESLSRRKPFQGQTTLLEILTGIHSSLRPGISAKFIPNNLPERNRLLHLIALCWHQEPDCRPRTAECVDLLNGIVTSINKEAISTAIYNLMDAKERALNACKGSEIYMLQTGICNSEVICSPKPNHIISKKIPFVVPSLPTLLLDSSANNAGRENTETGLSNTMPQNTTTKQDHPGSDSRKTNSFCTIPLPGSTAGKKSSQHKDPPLALKHRPQRTHFEQAVTDPCCKGNCCQILACQRQTILSCMTEGRLNHILDVLRSKQTLSRMDYETITSYPTVTGRARALLDTCLCLGESAAQVVVTALSVTKCSPSGRGSHCPDCLSKKQAMHQLKKLWTPSTRIK; from the exons ATGAACAATGGATCCCTCCACTCGCTCGTCCATGAG CATCAACTGTACCCAGAGCTTCCATTTCCCTTACTCATAAGGATCCTGTTGGATGTGGCTGAAGGGCTGCATTACCTTCACAGCCTCGAGCCTGCTTTCTGCCACTGCAGCCTGAAACCTTCCAATGTGCTTTTGGATATGCAGTACAGAGCCAAG ATATCAGATTATGGTTTAACCAACTGGAGGAAATGGCAACTGAGGTCAAACCTGCAGAACTGCAATCAGAGAAACTGCCAGGATTTAGTGTACCTCCCTCCTGAAATACTTGAAGGCAGCCTTCCTTCCCAGGAAGGTGATATTTACAG ttttggagtACTGTGTTGGGAGAGCCTAAGCAGACGGAAACCTTTTCAAG GTCAAACAACCCTGCTGGAAATTTTGACAGGAATCCACAGCAGTTTGCGGCCTGGCATTTCAGCAAAGTTTATACCAAATAATTTGCCTGAGAGGAATAGACTGTTGCACCTTATTGCTCTGTGCTGGCATCAAGAACCAGACTGTAGACCACGTACTGCAG AATGTGTAGACCTTCTAAATGGAATTGTGACTAGTATAAATAAGGAGGCAATTTCCACTGCAATCTACAATCTGATGGATGCAAAG GAGAGAGCACTTAATGCATGCAAAGGTTCAGAAATATACATGTTGCAGACGGGCATATGCAATTCAGAG GTCATCTGTTCACCAAAACCCAACCACAtaatcagcaagaaaattccTTTTGTAGTGCCAAGCTTGCCAACTCTTCTGCTTGACAGCAGTGCAAATaatgcaggaagagaaaatactgAGACGGGTCTGTCAAATACTATGCCACAGAACACAACAACAAAGCAAG ATCACCCAGGCTCTGACAGTagaaaaacaaattccttttgcACGATTCCTTTACCTGGTTCAACTGCAGGCAAAAAAAGCAGTCAGCATAAGGACCCACCACTGGCTCTTAAGCACAGACCACAACGCACGCATTTTGAACAAGCAGTGACAG ATCCTTGCTGCAAAGGAAACTGCTGTCAAATACTAGCCTGCCAGAGACAGACCATACTGAGCTGCATGACAGAAGGACGTCTCAACCACATCCTCGATGTCCTTCGCTCAAAGCAAACGTTGTCCCGAATGGATTATGAAACAATTACCTCTTACCCCACAGTGACTGGCCGTGCTCGGGCATTGTTGGACACTTGCCTTTGCCTTGGAGAGAGTGCAGCACAGGTTGTAGTGACTGCACTTTCAGTGACCAAATGTAGTCCTTCGGGACGAGGCAGCCATTGCCCAGACTGTCTTTCTAAG AAGCAAGCAATGCATCAGTTGAAGAAACTGTGGACTCCTTCAACCAGAATTAAATAG